The following are encoded in a window of bacterium genomic DNA:
- a CDS encoding peptidyl-prolyl cis-trans isomerase — MTRAYLKYSLLLIGIIAVAIPVACLSQQRVLVRVNDQPITEEDLQRELVVQEGAKLLLEMIDTQLILQAARQANVSITEPELDMKEQQAIARIGSERDFAEELRKNRRTKAEFRQELAAEALLERLAMANHPLDDTDLRRYYEAHKSEFSYPEQVRLRLMLFRDKASADAVATALRDPQADFAGLAKAFSEDPATKDDGGDTGFVSRGDFAKPISDRAFAMQPGQISAVLQVPDGWAIIKLEAKRPAGAQSFASVRETLRARVQVEQLEQATTDWLDRARSRAQITIPDPFLATRVQGLIAIHTPFQPSNLVPDIPMAPR; from the coding sequence ATGACCAGAGCTTACCTGAAGTACAGTCTCCTCCTGATCGGCATCATCGCCGTCGCCATTCCTGTCGCCTGCCTGTCGCAGCAGCGAGTGCTGGTGCGCGTCAACGACCAGCCGATCACCGAGGAGGACCTGCAGCGGGAGTTGGTGGTGCAGGAGGGCGCCAAGCTACTGCTGGAGATGATTGACACGCAACTGATCCTGCAGGCTGCGCGGCAGGCCAATGTGTCCATCACCGAGCCGGAGCTGGACATGAAGGAGCAGCAGGCCATCGCGCGCATTGGCTCGGAGCGGGACTTCGCCGAGGAGCTGCGCAAGAACCGCCGCACCAAGGCGGAGTTCCGGCAGGAACTGGCGGCCGAGGCGTTACTGGAGCGCCTGGCGATGGCCAACCACCCCCTCGACGACACAGACCTGCGGCGCTACTACGAGGCCCACAAGTCGGAGTTCTCCTACCCCGAGCAGGTGCGCCTGCGCCTGATGCTGTTCCGCGACAAGGCCAGCGCCGACGCCGTGGCAACGGCCCTCCGTGACCCGCAGGCGGACTTTGCCGGCCTAGCCAAGGCGTTCTCGGAGGACCCCGCCACCAAGGACGACGGGGGGGACACCGGCTTCGTGAGCCGCGGCGATTTCGCCAAGCCCATCAGCGACCGCGCCTTCGCGATGCAGCCCGGACAGATCAGTGCAGTGCTCCAGGTGCCGGACGGTTGGGCGATCATCAAGCTGGAGGCGAAGCGGCCGGCGGGGGCGCAGTCGTTCGCCAGCGTCCGGGAGACGCTGAGGGCGCGGGTGCAGGTCGAGCAGTTGGAGCAGGCCACGACGGACTGGCTGGACCGCGCTCGCTCCCGCGCGCAGATCACGATCCCCGACCCCTTCCTGGCCACGCGCGTGCAGGGCCTGATCGCGATCCATACTCCGTTCCAGCCCAGCAACCTGGTGCCCGACATCCCGATGGCGCCAAGATAG
- a CDS encoding beta-agarase — protein MSPSAATLLLVWAVLLLGNLAAAEDQVLYGFEEGFQAAKLPARGVQVERVSRDGHGALRLTTGHAQDWPGIDLPAAFGPWDLSKHEYVAVDVRNVGTNAVTVCCRVDNMGADGIRNCLTKQLTLKAGEQGTVQVPLSRLAPGMEQIKLFGMRGLPWAMATDKVINPAEVVNLVIFVPKPQEDHAFEISNVRAGGTYQAPAEIGLDAATFFPFIDEFGQYIHRDWPGKTHAPEDFAARRLAEAADLQARPGPEGWDQYGGWQSGPQLEATGFFRTVKHQGKWWLVDPEGRLFWAHGVDCVTPYEGGTPLDERDNWFRNLPAADGEFKACYGKTWRVVHGTYTGKQPRTFDFARANLMRKYGADFMPAFADVSHRRLRSWGLNTIANWSDATIYLQRKTPYTVNLGFSSKQLEGSQGYWGKFRDVFDPSFADALAKAMAGQVGKSADDPWCLGYFVDNELGWGDETSLALGALLSPPEQAAKQAFIADLRAKYDDIAQLNAAWGTTHASWEALLQFRGVPDKTKAGADLKAFYTRTAETYFKTIRDGIKAVAPHQLYLGCRFAWVNDRAAAAAAKYCDVVCCNLYRPSVADFKPAGGADVPLIIGEFHFGALDRGMFHTGLVPVANQEARAKAYREYVQGALRNPYFVGSGWFKYMDEATTGRPLDEENYQIGFVDCCDTPYGETIAAVREVGYGMYQYRFEGR, from the coding sequence ATGAGCCCCTCTGCCGCGACGCTGCTGCTGGTTTGGGCCGTGCTACTGCTCGGCAACCTGGCCGCCGCCGAAGACCAGGTGCTGTATGGCTTTGAGGAGGGCTTCCAGGCGGCGAAGCTCCCGGCCCGCGGGGTGCAGGTGGAGCGGGTCAGTCGCGACGGCCACGGCGCCCTGCGGCTGACCACCGGGCACGCCCAGGACTGGCCGGGGATTGACCTGCCGGCGGCCTTCGGCCCGTGGGACCTGAGCAAGCACGAGTACGTCGCCGTGGATGTCCGCAATGTGGGGACCAACGCCGTGACGGTGTGCTGCCGGGTGGACAACATGGGGGCCGACGGCATCCGCAACTGCCTCACCAAGCAGCTCACGCTCAAAGCCGGGGAACAGGGCACAGTCCAGGTCCCGCTCAGCCGCCTGGCGCCGGGGATGGAGCAGATCAAGCTCTTCGGGATGCGCGGGCTGCCGTGGGCGATGGCGACGGACAAGGTCATCAACCCCGCCGAGGTCGTCAACCTCGTGATCTTCGTGCCCAAGCCGCAGGAAGACCACGCCTTCGAGATCAGCAACGTGCGCGCCGGGGGGACGTACCAGGCTCCGGCCGAGATCGGTCTGGACGCCGCCACGTTCTTCCCCTTCATTGACGAGTTCGGCCAGTACATCCATCGCGACTGGCCCGGCAAGACCCACGCCCCAGAGGACTTCGCCGCCCGTCGCCTGGCCGAGGCGGCCGACTTACAGGCCCGCCCCGGCCCCGAGGGCTGGGATCAGTACGGCGGCTGGCAGAGCGGGCCGCAGCTGGAGGCCACCGGCTTCTTCCGCACGGTGAAGCACCAGGGCAAGTGGTGGCTGGTGGACCCCGAGGGGCGGCTGTTCTGGGCCCACGGCGTGGACTGCGTGACCCCCTATGAGGGCGGAACGCCCCTGGACGAGCGCGACAACTGGTTCCGCAACCTGCCTGCCGCCGACGGGGAGTTCAAGGCCTGCTACGGCAAGACCTGGCGCGTCGTGCACGGCACCTACACCGGCAAGCAACCCCGCACGTTCGACTTCGCCCGCGCCAATCTCATGCGCAAGTACGGCGCGGACTTCATGCCCGCCTTCGCCGATGTCAGCCACCGCCGCCTGCGCAGTTGGGGCCTCAACACCATCGCCAACTGGTCGGACGCAACCATATACCTGCAGCGCAAGACGCCGTACACCGTCAACCTCGGGTTCAGCTCCAAGCAACTGGAGGGGAGCCAGGGCTACTGGGGCAAGTTCCGTGATGTGTTCGACCCGAGCTTCGCCGACGCCCTCGCCAAGGCCATGGCCGGGCAGGTCGGCAAGTCCGCCGACGACCCGTGGTGCCTGGGCTACTTCGTGGACAACGAGCTAGGCTGGGGCGATGAGACCTCCCTGGCTCTGGGGGCGCTGCTGTCGCCGCCGGAGCAGGCCGCCAAGCAGGCGTTCATCGCCGACCTGCGGGCCAAGTACGACGATATCGCGCAGCTCAATGCCGCCTGGGGCACGACCCACGCCTCGTGGGAGGCGCTGCTGCAGTTCCGCGGCGTCCCGGACAAGACGAAAGCCGGCGCCGACCTGAAAGCCTTCTACACCCGCACGGCGGAGACGTACTTCAAGACGATCCGCGATGGCATCAAGGCAGTCGCACCGCATCAGCTCTACCTGGGCTGCCGATTCGCGTGGGTCAATGACCGCGCGGCGGCGGCAGCAGCTAAGTACTGCGATGTCGTGTGCTGCAACCTGTATCGTCCCTCGGTGGCTGACTTCAAGCCCGCCGGCGGCGCCGACGTGCCGCTGATCATCGGCGAGTTCCACTTCGGGGCGCTGGACCGGGGGATGTTCCATACCGGGCTGGTGCCGGTGGCGAACCAGGAAGCACGGGCCAAGGCGTACCGCGAGTACGTGCAGGGCGCGTTGCGCAACCCGTACTTCGTGGGCAGCGGCTGGTTCAAGTACATGGACGAAGCGACGACCGGCCGGCCGCTGGATGAGGAGAACTACCAGATCGGCTTCGTGGACTGCTGCGACACGCCGTACGGCGAGACAATCGCGGCGGTGCGCGAGGTGGGATACGGGATGTACCAGTACCGGTTCGAGGGGCGATGA